The genomic DNA GTCGAGGAAGCCGGCGTGGACGTGCTCAATCAGCCCTTCGTCGCGCGAGGCAACGTCGCGACTGCGGGCGGATGTCTTGCTTCCCAGTATCTGGCTGCGTGGGTCATCGCGCGACTCGAAGGCGTCGATGCAGCTGCGAGCGCCATGCACTACGTTGCGCCTGTCGGCGAAAAGGATGAATACGTTGCGCGCGCGATGCGCAATATCACGCCTTTCCTGCAAGAGACGAGCGCGGCTGTGTAAGCGCCGCACTTTTAAACCGTTTGCCGCTTCTCCGTCATCGAAATCGCGACACGATTCCCACGCGATGCGACATGGAAAAGGGTACAAAAAAGGCACTGAAAAAATAAATCGAATCCAGCGCCTGATCCGCTCAAGCCGCCCCGATATCGGCCGACAACCAACGTAATCAACGATGCGCATCGCTTCGTCTTTCGCGCACCGCAAGTCGATATCGGATGGTATTTCGTCATTGGGCAGAGGTCATTTTGAAGCTTACGGATTCGATCGCGTTCAAATTCAGCGCGGCATCGGGCGCCGCGCTCGCAGTCACGGTTTTACTTCTCACGACGGTCGGCGCGTTGAACGTGCGTCATCAGGCAGTCAACGAGTTCGAGCAGTCCAGTCACGCCAGAATCGTCCAGGCCGACGAATCGCTCGATGTGAGCTTCAAGGAGGTCGAACAGAACCTCACATATCTGACGCAAACGGCGCAACTGAAAGCCGCCGACCAGAGCATCACCGATTATCTGAACCACGGCGGCCAGATGACGCCGGACAAGAACGGCGAAGTCGAGAAGTCGATCTTCGCGTTGCTCAAGCAGTTCGGCGATACGCATCCCAACATGCGCTATCTCGACATCGGCACGCATTGGGGCGGCTACGTGCAGTGGCCGATCGAAAGCCTGAACGGCGAGCACTACGATCCGCGCGTCAGGCCGTGGTATCAACTGGCGATGACGGCGCCCGATCGTGTCGTGCGGCCCGCGCCTTATCTGAGCGCGGCCGGTTCCGGCGGCGCGATCATTCCGTTCGCGCGCGTCGTGAAGGACAGCAAGGACGAGATTCTCGGCGTGCTCGAAGGCGACATCTCGCTCGACGACTTCGCGCGGCTCACCAGCGGCATCCAGTTCGGCAAGACCGGCTATCTGCTCGTCACGGACAGCAGCGGAAAAATTCTGATCGATCCGCGTGAGAAGAAACACGAGTTCAAGGAACTCAAGGGTCTCGGCGGCGGATACGAACAACTGTCCAATGGCAGCGACGGACTCGTTCGCATCCAGATGGACGGTGTCGATTATCAGTCGTTTATCTACACGTCGCCGAAGAACGGCTGGAAGTACTACGCGCTCGTGCCCGAATCGGAAATGATGGCGGCCGCCAACCGGCTCACGTGGACGCTGATCGGAGTGGGGCTGCTGGTGCTCGTGGTTGCTGTGCTCATCATGATTGCATTGGGTCGCCGGATAACTGATCCCATTCGCAATCTTGCCAACTCGATGCACGAAATCGCATCCGGCGACGGCGACATGACGCGGCGTCTTCCGCAGCTCAGCAACGACGAAGTCGGCCATCTCGCGAAGCAGTTCAACGCATTCGTCGAAAAGCTGCATGGTGTGCTGCTGAAGGTGAGGACGAACAGCCGTCACCTCGAACTCGCTGCCGGTGAGGTGTCGGCGGGCAATCTCGATCTGTCGTCGAGAACCGAACAACAGGCCGCGTCGATCCAGCAAACGGCGGCCAGCATGGAAGAACTGGCTGGCACGGTGCGCGGCACGGCCGATCAGGCGACGACGGCCAACGCCGTCGCTGCGGGCGCCGTGGATGTGGCGCGGCGCGGCAACGAGGCCGTTGCGGGCGCGGCAAAGACGATGAACGCTGCCGTCGAACAATCGGGGCGCATCGTCGGGATTGTCGGGATGATCGAGGGCATCGCGTTCCAGACCAACATCCTGGCGTTGAATGCCGCTGTCGAATCGGCGCGCGCGGGCGAGAGCGGCCGTGGGTTTGCCGTCGTCGCCGCCGAAGTGCGCAACCTGGCCCAGCGTTCGACCAGCGCGGCAAAGGAGATCAAGGGACTGCTGGAGGCGTCCGTCGGCAACGTGGAGGCGGGTGCCGAACAGGTCAACCTCGCAGGCAAGACGATCGCCGAACTGACGGATGCCGTTTCCAACCTCGCGACGATTACCAGCGAAATCGCGGATTCCGCACGCGAGCAAAGCCGCGCGATTGGCGAAGTGAATCAGGCCGTGTCGCTGATGGATCAGTCGACGCAGCAGAACGCAGCGCTGGTGGAGGAGATTGCCGCCACGTCCGAATCGCTCAGCACGCAAGGCAAGGATCTGAACGCGACGGTTGGGTTCTTCAAGCTCGGTGCGTGA from Paraburkholderia terrae includes the following:
- a CDS encoding methyl-accepting chemotaxis protein, translating into MKLTDSIAFKFSAASGAALAVTVLLLTTVGALNVRHQAVNEFEQSSHARIVQADESLDVSFKEVEQNLTYLTQTAQLKAADQSITDYLNHGGQMTPDKNGEVEKSIFALLKQFGDTHPNMRYLDIGTHWGGYVQWPIESLNGEHYDPRVRPWYQLAMTAPDRVVRPAPYLSAAGSGGAIIPFARVVKDSKDEILGVLEGDISLDDFARLTSGIQFGKTGYLLVTDSSGKILIDPREKKHEFKELKGLGGGYEQLSNGSDGLVRIQMDGVDYQSFIYTSPKNGWKYYALVPESEMMAAANRLTWTLIGVGLLVLVVAVLIMIALGRRITDPIRNLANSMHEIASGDGDMTRRLPQLSNDEVGHLAKQFNAFVEKLHGVLLKVRTNSRHLELAAGEVSAGNLDLSSRTEQQAASIQQTAASMEELAGTVRGTADQATTANAVAAGAVDVARRGNEAVAGAAKTMNAAVEQSGRIVGIVGMIEGIAFQTNILALNAAVESARAGESGRGFAVVAAEVRNLAQRSTSAAKEIKGLLEASVGNVEAGAEQVNLAGKTIAELTDAVSNLATITSEIADSAREQSRAIGEVNQAVSLMDQSTQQNAALVEEIAATSESLSTQGKDLNATVGFFKLGA